The Metabacillus sediminilitoris genome window below encodes:
- a CDS encoding protein adenylyltransferase SelO: MTKETISPGWNFDNSYTRLPKKFFTSHNPTPKNSPELIIFNAPLAASLGLNEEELRGKDGVAVFAGNVIPENASPLAQAYAGHQFGHFNMLGDGRAILLGEQITPKGERFDIQLKGPGRTPYSRGGDGRAALGPMLREYIISEAMHALGIPTTRSLAVVTTGENILRETVLPGAILTRVAASHIRVGTFQFAAQWCTVEELRALADYTLQRHYPDIDNDENRYLSLLKEVIKRQADLIAKWQLVGFIHGVMNTDNMTISGETIDYGPCAFMDTYDPATVFSSIDTQGRYAYGNQPYIGGWNLARFAEALLPLLHENEEKAVELAQEEISIFTELYHHNWLTGMRAKLGIVNEEEQDEALIKDLLDMMQKNGADYTNTFRALTFDQHRNTVLSGTEEFDQWYKLWQERLVRQEISKESSQELMRNSNPAVIPRNHRVEEALDAAVKQEDFSVMEQLLDVLAQPYAHTPEKAEYCTLPEPSNRPYQTFCGT; the protein is encoded by the coding sequence ATGACAAAAGAAACAATAAGTCCGGGATGGAACTTTGACAACAGTTATACACGCCTGCCAAAGAAGTTTTTCACCAGCCATAATCCGACCCCTAAAAACTCACCAGAGTTGATTATTTTTAATGCACCTTTGGCAGCGTCGCTTGGGTTAAATGAAGAAGAGTTGCGAGGAAAGGATGGCGTAGCGGTGTTTGCCGGAAATGTCATTCCCGAAAATGCTTCACCGCTTGCTCAAGCTTACGCAGGGCATCAATTCGGACATTTTAATATGTTAGGGGATGGACGGGCTATTCTCCTTGGCGAACAAATCACGCCAAAAGGAGAGCGCTTTGATATTCAACTAAAGGGTCCTGGTCGAACACCATATTCCCGCGGTGGTGATGGCCGTGCAGCACTTGGGCCAATGCTGCGTGAATATATAATCAGTGAAGCGATGCATGCGCTTGGTATTCCGACTACCCGCAGTCTTGCAGTGGTAACAACAGGTGAGAACATCCTTCGTGAAACCGTACTGCCTGGTGCGATTTTGACCAGAGTGGCTGCCAGTCATATTCGCGTCGGTACCTTTCAATTTGCAGCACAATGGTGCACAGTTGAAGAACTGAGAGCCCTTGCTGATTATACATTGCAAAGACATTATCCTGACATAGACAATGATGAAAATCGCTATCTTTCCTTGCTGAAGGAAGTGATCAAACGTCAGGCTGATTTGATTGCAAAATGGCAACTCGTTGGCTTTATACATGGAGTTATGAACACCGACAACATGACCATTAGTGGTGAAACGATTGATTATGGACCATGTGCTTTTATGGATACGTATGATCCTGCAACAGTATTCAGTTCGATTGACACTCAGGGCCGCTATGCATATGGAAATCAGCCATATATTGGTGGATGGAATCTTGCACGATTTGCTGAAGCCTTACTGCCGCTGTTGCATGAAAATGAGGAAAAGGCTGTCGAACTTGCCCAAGAGGAAATTTCAATTTTTACTGAGTTATATCACCATAACTGGCTGACAGGAATGAGAGCGAAACTAGGAATCGTTAACGAAGAGGAACAGGATGAAGCTCTCATAAAAGATCTCCTAGATATGATGCAGAAGAATGGTGCGGATTATACAAATACCTTCCGTGCATTAACATTTGATCAACATAGGAATACAGTTTTGTCTGGCACGGAAGAATTTGATCAGTGGTATAAGCTGTGGCAGGAGAGACTTGTTAGACAGGAGATTTCCAAAGAATCCTCACAGGAATTAATGCGAAACTCCAATCCTGCTGTCATCCCTCGGAATCATCGGGTGGAAGAGGCGCTAGATGCAGCAGTGAAGCAAGAAGACTTCAGTGTAATGGAACAGCTTCTTGATGTTCTTGCACAACCATACGCACACACACCAGAAAAGGCGGAATACTGCACACTTCCTGAACCGTCAAATCGTCCTTACCAGACGTTTTGCGGTACGTGA